The Listeria welshimeri serovar 6b str. SLCC5334 genome has a window encoding:
- the thrC gene encoding threonine synthase, protein MYKGLLEKYKEYLPVNEKTPMISLAEGNTPLIPLPNLSKELGVTLYGKYEGLNPTGSFKDRGMVMAVAKAKEEGAEAVICASTGNTSAAAAAYATRAGLKAYIVIPEGKVALGKLAQAVMYGADIISIQGNFDEALKSVRELAETEAVTLVNSVNPYRLEGQKTAAFEICEQLGSAPDVLAIPVGNAGNISAYWKGFKEWNEAKASGLPRMHGFEAEGAAAIVQGKPIDNPETIATAIRIGNPASWNLAEAARDESGGYIHSVTDDEIVNAYKKIAAQDGVFIEPGSAASLAGVIQHVANGTIKKGETVVCVFTGNGLKDPDTAMSVHEIPVSHVDDIEAMRTHLRSGVKA, encoded by the coding sequence ATGTATAAAGGTTTACTAGAAAAATATAAAGAATATCTACCAGTAAATGAAAAAACGCCAATGATCTCACTTGCGGAAGGAAATACACCACTTATTCCATTGCCAAATTTGTCCAAAGAGCTTGGAGTGACTTTATATGGAAAATATGAAGGGTTAAATCCAACTGGGTCTTTTAAAGATCGTGGCATGGTTATGGCTGTTGCTAAAGCGAAAGAAGAAGGAGCTGAAGCAGTTATTTGTGCATCGACTGGTAATACTTCTGCCGCAGCTGCAGCATATGCAACACGTGCGGGTTTAAAAGCTTATATTGTCATTCCAGAAGGCAAAGTAGCTCTAGGAAAATTAGCGCAAGCAGTCATGTATGGAGCAGATATTATCTCGATTCAAGGCAATTTTGATGAAGCGTTAAAATCGGTGCGTGAACTGGCTGAAACAGAAGCGGTAACCCTTGTAAACTCAGTGAATCCTTATCGTTTAGAAGGTCAAAAAACAGCTGCCTTTGAAATTTGTGAGCAACTAGGTTCTGCTCCAGACGTTCTTGCAATTCCAGTTGGTAACGCCGGAAATATTTCTGCATACTGGAAAGGCTTTAAAGAGTGGAATGAGGCTAAAGCTTCTGGACTTCCGCGGATGCATGGATTTGAAGCAGAAGGAGCGGCTGCAATTGTTCAAGGGAAGCCAATTGATAATCCAGAAACGATTGCAACAGCGATTCGTATTGGAAATCCAGCTAGTTGGAATCTTGCCGAAGCAGCTCGCGATGAATCTGGTGGCTACATTCATTCTGTAACCGATGACGAAATCGTTAATGCTTATAAAAAAATTGCCGCACAAGATGGTGTTTTTATCGAGCCAGGTTCTGCTGCTTCATTAGCTGGTGTTATCCAACATGTAGCTAACGGAACAATTAAAAAAGGTGAAACAGTCGTTTGTGTATTTACTGGAAATGGCTTAAAAGATCCAGATACTGCAATGAGTGTACATGAAATCCCGGTTTCTCATGTCGATGATATCGAAGCAATGCGTACACATTTACGTTCAGGAGTGAAAGCTTAA